One Glycine max cultivar Williams 82 chromosome 3, Glycine_max_v4.0, whole genome shotgun sequence DNA window includes the following coding sequences:
- the LOC100786998 gene encoding protein NRT1/ PTR FAMILY 3.1: MSAKTAKDELQKSIADMEIEKSEVAVKEETRKRQHRRGGIRTLPFILANEFCDRFAVAGFNGNLISYLTQVLNMPLVSASNILTIFVGTGSFTPLLGALIAESFAGRFWTITIASLIYQLGLISLTVSAILPHFRPPPCPTQENCQEATSSQLSMLYISLLLTSLGSGGIRPCVVPFLGDQFDMTKNGVASRKWNLFNWYFFSLGLASLSALTIVVYIQDNTGWGWGFGIPTIVMLVSIIAFVLGSPLYKTEKPEGSPLVRLAQVIVAAIKKRNETLPSDPKFLYQDRDLDAAICLEGRLLHTDQFKWLDKAAIVTGEDARDPNAPPNLWKLATVHRVEELKSIIRILPISSSGILLIAASSHLPSFVIQQARTMDRHLSHSFQISPASMSIFSVLTMMTGVIVYERLFVPFIRRFTKNPSAITCIQRMAIGFVINTIATLVSAPVEIKRKAVAEKYHLLDSPSATIPISVFWLVPQYCLHGLADVFMSVGLFEFLYDQSPESMRSSATALYCIVIALGSYAGTFVVTLVHKYSGSKERNWLPDRNLNRGRLEYYYLLVSGIQVLNLVYFGICIWCYTYKPLEEIAEVSMEKDLELEQANSKVSCVNSKDGGDAE; encoded by the exons ATGAGTGCAAAGACTGCAAAGGACGAGTTGCAGAAATCAATAGCAGATATGGAGATAGAGAAGAGCGAGGTGGCGGTGAAAGAAGAGACACGGAAACGCCAGCATCGTCGTGGAGGAATCCGAACATTGCCTTTCATCCTTG CAAATGAATTCTGTGATAGATTTGCAGTAGCTGGTTTTAATGGCAACTTGATAAGTTACCTTACCCAAGTGCTGAACATGCCATTGGTATCTGCCTCCAACATTCTCACAATCTTTGTTGGAACGGGTAGCTTCACCCCTCTTCTTGGTGCTCTCATTGCTGAGTCCTTTGCTGGCCGCTTTTGGACCATTACTATTGCTTCTCTTATCTATCAACTG GGATTGATAAGTTTAACAGTATCAGCTATACTACCCCATTTTCGCCCCCCACCATGTCCAACACAAGAGAATTGCCAAGAAGCCACATCCTCACAGCTGAGCATGCTCTACATCTCTCTCCTCCTCACATCTCTTGGATCCGGTGGCATTAGGCCTTGTGTTGTGCCCTTTCTGGGGGACCAATTTGACATGACAAAAAATGGTGTGGCATCTAGGAAATGGAACCTCTTCAATTGGTACTTTTTCAGCCTTGGATTGGCTTCTCTTAGTGCCTTGACCATTGTGGTTTACATTCAAGACAACACTGGCTGGGGTTGGGGCTTTGGCATACCAACTATTGTCATGCTTGTATCCATCATAGCCTTTGTGTTGGGCTCACCACTTTATAAGACTGAGAAACCAGAAGGGAGCCCTTTGGTTCGTTTGGCCCAAGTGATTGTGGCAGCTATAAAGAAGAGGAATGAGACTTTACCAAGTGATCCCAAGTTTTTGTACCAAGATAGGGACCTCGATGCTGCTATTTGTTTGGAAGGAAGGCTCTTACACACGGATCAATTTAA ATGGTTAGACAAGGCAGCAATTGTCACAGGGGAGGATGCCAGAGACCCAAATGCACCACCAAACTTGTGGAAATTGGCCACAGTGCACAGAGTTGAGGAGCTAAAATCCATCATCAGAATCCTTCCAATTTCCTCATCAGGAATTTTACTCATAGCTGCATCATCACACCTTCCCAGCTTTGTGATTCAACAAGCTCGAACGATGGACCGACACCTCTCTCACTCATTCCAAATTTCCCCAGCCAGCATGTCCATTTTCAGTGTACTAACCATGATGACAGGAGTCATTGTATACGAACGCCTTTTCGTTCCGTTCATTCGCAGATTCACCAAGAACCCTTCAGCAATCACCTGCATACAAAGAATGGCAATAGGCTTTGTGATCAACACTATAGCCACATTGGTTTCAGCACCAGTTGAAATCAAGAGAAAAGCTGTTGCTGAAAAGTACCACTTATTGGATAGTCCAAGTGCAACTATTCCAATAAGTGTGTTCTGGTTGGTACCTCAGTATTGTCTTCATGGTTTGGCTGATGTTTTTATGTCTGTTGGACTCTTTGAGTTTCTCTATGATCAATCACCTGAAAGCATGAGAAGCAGTGCTACTGCTTTGTATTGTATAGTGATAGCACTTGGGAGCTATGCTGGTACATTTGTTGTGACACTTGTGCATAAGTATAGTGGCAGTAAGGAGAGGAATTGGTTGCCTGATAGGAACCTCAATAGGGGTAGATTGGAGTACTATTACTTGCTTGTAAGTGGGATTCAAGTGTTGAATCTGGTTTATTTTGGAATTTGTATTTGGTGTTACACTTACAAGCCCTTGGAAGAGATTGCTGAAGTGAGCATGGAAAAGGATTTGGAGTTGGAACAGGCCAATTCAAAGGTCTCATGTGTCAATTCGAAAGATGGTGGAGATGCTGAATAA
- the LOC100787538 gene encoding protein NRT1/ PTR FAMILY 3.1: MLKQMSDMDTVENSIRGNGEIAEKEEHQHHTSKTEHRRGGIRTLPFILANELCDRFASSGFHANMISYLTQQLNMPLVSASVTLTNFNGTSSFTPLFGALIADSFAGRFWTIVVASFIYELGLIVITVSAILPHMHPPPCPTQVNCTEASSSQMLILYLSLLLISLGTGGIRPCVVPFSADQFDMTKKGVASRKWNLFNWYFFCMGLASLSALTIVVYIQDNMGWGWGLGIPTIAMLISIIAFVLGSPLYKTVKPHGSPLVRLTQVVAAAIKKRREALPEDDKLLYQNWELDAAISLEGRLLHSDQFKCLDKAAIVTNEEGSDPNAPPNLWKLATVHRVEELKSMVRMLPIWASGILLITASSNQQSFVIQQARTMNRHLSHSLQIPPASMSIFNVLTMMVGVVLYERLFVPFAFRLTKNPSGITCLQRMGVGFVVSIFATLVSALVEIKRKSVAAKYNLLDSPNATIPISVFWLVPQYCLHGVAEVFMVVGHLEFLYDQSPESMRSTATALYCITTAIGNYVGTLLVTLVHKYSGNERNWLPDRNLNRGRLECYYFLISGIQVVNLIYYLICAWFYTYKPLEEIGDINKQEDMEKDIEKIKHENLLEG, encoded by the exons ATGCTAAAACAGATGTCAGACATGGATACTGTAGAGAACAGCATTAGAGGCAATGGCGAGATAGCCGAGAAAGAAGAGCACCAACACCATACCAGTAAGACGGAGCATCGACGAGGAGGCATCAGAACCTTACCCTTCATCCTTG CAAATGAATTGTGTGATAGATTTGCGAGCTCTGGTTTTCATGCAAACATGATAAGCTACCTCACTCAGCAGCTGAACATGCCATTGGTATCTGCCTCAGTCACGCTCACCAACTTTAATGGAACTTCTAGCTTCACTCCTCTCTTTGGAGCTCTCATTGCTGACTCCTTTGCTGGCCGATTTTGGACCATTGTTGTCGCTTCTTTCATCTATGAACTG GGATTGATTGTTATAACTGTATCAGCTATACTGCCCCATATGCACCCTCCACCATGTCCAACTCAAGTGAACTGTACAGAAGCCTCATCCTCTCAAATGTTAATACTCTACCTCTCTCTCTTACTCATATCACTAGGCACAGGGGGCATTAGACCTTGTGTTGTGCCCTTTTCGGCAGACCAATTTGACATGACAAAAAAAGGGGTGGCATCAAGAAAGTGGAACCTCTTCAATTGGTACTTTTTCTGCATGGGGTTGGCTTCTCTTAGTGCTTTGACCATTGTTGTTTACATTCAAGACAACATGGGATGGGGTTGGGGCCTTGGAATTCCAACCATTGCCATGCTCATATCCATCATTGCCTTTGTGTTGGGCTCACCGCTCTATAAGACAGTGAAACCACACGGTAGTCCATTGGTTCGTTTGACACAAGTGGTTGCAGCTGCGATAAAGAAGAGGAGGGAGGCTTTGCCTGAGGATGACAAGCTTTTGTACCAAAATTGGGAGCTTGATGCTGCTATTTCTTTGGAAGGAAGGCTTCTACACTCTGATCAATTCAA ATGTTTGGACAAGGCTGCAATTGTGACAAATGAAGAGGGTAGTGATCCAAATGCACCACCAAACTTATGGAAACTAGCCACAGTCCACAGAGTTGAGGAGCTAAAATCCATGGTTAGAATGCTTCCAATTTGGGCCTCAGGAATATTGCTCATAACCGCTTCATCAAACCAGCAGAGTTTTGTGATTCAACAGGCTCGCACAATGAACAGACACCTCTCTCACTCCCTCCAAATCCCTCCAGCAAGCATGTCCATCTTCAACGTCCTAACCATGATGGTAGGCGTCGTTCTCTACGAACGCCTTTTCGTTCCCTTTGCTTTTAGACTCACAAAGAACCCTTCTGGAATCACATGCCTGCAGAGAATGGGAGTAGGTTTTGTGGTTAGCATCTTTGCCACACTAGTTTCTGCATTGgtggaaatcaaaagaaaatcagTTGCTGCAAAGTACAACTTATTGGACAGTCCAAATGCCACTATTCCTATTAGTGTGTTCTGGTTGGTGCCTCAGTATTGTCTTCATGGTGTGGCTGAAGTTTTCATGGTTGTGGGACATTTGGAATTTCTCTATGATCAATCACCTGAAAGCATGAGAAGCACCGCTACAGCGCTATACTGCATAACTACTGCCATTGGGAACTACGTTGGCACACTATTGGTGACATTGGTTCATAAGTATTCTGGCAATGAGAGGAATTGGTTGCCTGATAGGAACCTCAATAGGGGTAGATTGGAGtgctattattttcttattagtgGGATTCAGGTTGTGAATCTTATTTATTATCTAATATGCGCTTGGTTTTATACCTACAAGCCCTTGGAGGAAATTGGTGATATAAACAAGCAAGAAGACATGGAAAAGGACattgaaaaaatcaaacatgaaaATTTGTTAGAGGGGTAG